The following are encoded in a window of Methylocystis rosea genomic DNA:
- the nuoK gene encoding NADH-quinone oxidoreductase subunit NuoK: protein MLTIGLTHYLVVAAVLFTLGVAGIILNRKNIIVILMSVELILLAVNLNFVAFSQSLADLTGQVFALFVLTVAAAEAAIGLAILVTFYRNRGTIAVEDINSLKG, encoded by the coding sequence ATGCTGACCATCGGCCTCACGCATTACCTCGTCGTCGCAGCGGTCCTGTTCACGCTCGGCGTCGCCGGCATCATCCTCAACCGCAAGAACATCATCGTCATTCTCATGTCGGTTGAGCTGATCCTGCTTGCGGTTAATCTGAACTTTGTCGCCTTCTCGCAGTCGCTCGCCGATTTGACGGGTCAGGTGTTCGCGCTCTTCGTTCTGACCGTCGCGGCGGCGGAGGCGGCGATCGGCCTCGCCATACTCGTCACCTTCTATCGCAACCGCGGCACGATCGCCGTCGAAGACATCAATTCCTTGAAGGGCTGA